From one Dysidea avara chromosome 9, odDysAvar1.4, whole genome shotgun sequence genomic stretch:
- the LOC136266974 gene encoding uncharacterized protein, with translation MSIREEGNLLLFVEAANILEGRRTKPSEPGNNSLNDCIRVGLRNKKRKLHKAQAPTTVDSLEVDAYAVDIKRVENPFVKDDGDSDDEDSDDDVSGHLPKLKFHSTKSVSHAKMVHNSKEKKRRRSLKQAQLALHQELQPYSHQKPILRTILCTAIDEIKKLKRIAEENENCLSALKDERNLLAEKLKFLKSLDNFPKDKEEYSNDDNNDSHKCDDSTGQQSVKCDCLLDDEESDDTQSSSSEKHVEENQAKGYEDMVVEDNQGSEKHPATSCNQLPIFANPLFTSPLYRTAAAQLAALQAQSIQLAQLQTFTNPIWLPPFVWPNLNSLYSTVTGNQVNGTNNLYEKQHLQLLNEVNGHVRKEVGSESYCSAVKCSVVKTTGNVDQSCVLPKSKVATFTVDNLV, from the exons ATGAGCATTAGAGAAGAAGGAAATTTGTTGCTCTTTGTTGAAGCTGCAAATATCTTGGAAGGAAGGAGAACAAAGCCCAGTGAACCTG GTAATAACTCGTTGAATGATTGTATCCGAGTTGGCTTAAGAAACAAGAAAAGAAAATTACATAAAGCCCAAGCTCCCACTACTGTTGACTCATTGGAAGTGGATGCTTATGCTGTGGATATTAAGAGAGTAGAAAACCCATTTGTTAAAGATGATGGAGATTCAGATGATGAAGATTCAGATGATGATGTTTCTGGTCACCTTCCTAAACTTAAGTTTCACAGTACCAAATCTGTTTCCCATGCTAAGATGGTACATAACTccaaagaaaagaaaag ACGAAGAAGTTTAAAACAAGCACAGCTGGCACTTCACCAGGAGCTCCAACCCTACTCACACCAAAAGCCAATTCTAAGAACTATCCTGTGTACTGCAATAGATGAGATAAAG aaattaaaaCGTATTGCtgaagaaaatgaaaattgTTTATCAGCATTGAAAGACGAAAGAAATCTCCTAGCAGAGAAATTGAAATTCCTTAAATCACT AGACAACTTTCCAAAGGACAAAGAAGAGTACAGTAATGATGATAACAATGATAGTCACAAATGTGATGATAGTACTGGACAACAATCAGTGAAGTGTGACTGTTTATTagatgatgaagaaagtgatgatacCCAGAGCAGTTCTAGTGAGAAACATGTTGAAGAAAACCAAGCTAAAGGCTATGAAGATATGGTGGTAGAAGATAATCAAGGAAGTGAAA AACATCCTGCTACCAGTTGTAACCAGTTACCAATTTTTGCAAATCCATTATTCACTTCTCCACTCTACCGTACAGCTGCGGCACAATTGGCTGCATTGCAGGCTCAGTCCATTCAACtggctcaactacaaacattcACAAACCCCATATGGCTGCCACCATTTGTCTGGCCCAATCTAAACAGTTTATATTCCACTGTTACTGGAAATCAAGTGAATGGAACTAATAATTTATATGAAAAACAACACTTACAGTTATTGAATGAAGTCAATGGACATGTAAGGAAAGAAGTTGGGTCGGAAAGTTACTGTTCAGCTGTTAAATGTAGTGTTGTGAAAACTACAGGAAATGTTGATCAATCCTGTGTATTACCCAAGTCAAAAGTGGCAACATTTACTGTAGACAATCTTGTATAG
- the LOC136266971 gene encoding uncharacterized protein, translating to MFIGMSHSGRGSRDEGNLLLIVEAANILEGRRTRPNEPGTNSLNGCSGLNLLKGNKKRKLHKARVPTTVDSLEVDAYAVDIKRVENPFVKDNEDSDDEDSDDDNDAPGHLPKLSTNSVSHAKIVHNAKEKKRRRSLKQAQLALYQELQPYSHQKPVLRTILCTAIEEIKKLKSVAEENESCLSTLREEKNLLTKRLDFLKSSVKFPGDKERGSSDSSYESDETSLQQSMECDSVIDVTEDDSSEQYDEQDQSEEHEDKNISITSNTESDGNHSSHFANPLFTSSHYRTAAAQLAALQAQSIQLAQLQTFTNPIWLPPFVWPNLNNLYSTVTGNQVNGTNSLYEKQHLQLLNGVNGHVRKEVGSESYCSAVKCSVVKTTGNVDRRNQSSISLNS from the exons ATGTT CATCGGTATGAGCCATAGCGGTCGAGGCAGTAGAGATGAAGGAAATTTGTTGCTCATTGTTGAAGCTGCAAACATCTTGGAAGGAAGGAGAACAAGACCCAATGAACCTG GTACTAATTCGTTGAATGGTTGTAGTGGCTTGAATCTGTTAAAAGGCAATAAGAAAAGAAAATTACACAAAGCCCGAGTTCCCACTACTGTTGACTCATTGGAAGTGGATGCTTATGCTGTGGATATTAAGAGAGTAGAAAACCCATTTGTTAAAGATAATGAAGATTCAGATGATGAAGATtcagatgatgataatgatgctCCTGGTCACCTTCCTAAACTAAGTACTAACTCTGTTTCCCATGCTAAGATAGTACATAATGctaaagaaaagaaaag ACGAAGAAGTTTAAAACAAGCACAGCTGGCACTTTACCAGGAGCTCCAGCCCTACTCACACCAAAAGCCAGTCCTAAGAACTATCCTGTGTACTGCAATAGAGGAGATAAAG AAACTGAaaagtgttgctgaagaaaATGAAAGCTGCTTATCCACATTAAGAGAAGAGAAAAACTTGCTTACAAAAAGATTAGACTTCTTAAAGTCATC AGTGAAGTTTCCGGGAGACAAAGAAAGAGGCAGCAGTGATAGTAGTTATGAAAGTGATGAAACTTCACTACAACAATCAATGGAGTGTGACTCTGTGATAGATGTTACAGAAGATGATTCTAGTGAGCAATATGATGAACAAGACCAGTCAGAAGAACATGAGGATAAGAATATAAGCATCACAAGTAACACAG AATCTGATGGTAATCACTCGTCACATTTTGCAAATCCATTATTCACTTCTTCACACTACCGTACAGCTGCGGCACAATTGGCTGCATTGCAGGCTCAGTCCATTCAACtggctcaactacaaacatttaCAAACCCCATATGGCTGCCACCATTTGTCTGGCCCAATCTAAACAATTTATATTCCACTGTTACTGGAAATCAAGTGAATGGAACTAATAGTTTATATGAAAAACAACACTTACAGTTATTGAATGGAGTCAATGGACATGTAAGGAAAGAAGTTGGGTCAGAAAGTTACTGTTCAGCTGTTAAATGTAGTGTTGTGAAAACTACAGGAAATGTTGACAGGAGAAACCAATCCTCAATATCACTTAACTCATAG
- the LOC136266975 gene encoding uncharacterized protein gives MEKAKAPTTVESMDCDAYAVDIQSEENPFAKIDENSDDDSNVCYHQSKHKYRGTKSRRMRRTANEKIRRSSLKRAQLALHQELQPYTHKKPILRTILCTATEEIKKLKHIAEENENCLSTLKKEKDCLTEKLQKLLKFSGGAEKCSSDGDYENEGGGQGTTCESSLDDPQSHISEQHVEQNQIEDCERMVVEDNQDNEKHLATNSNQLLTSTNLLNTSPLCFTMVEHLAALQAQSIQLAQLQTFTNPIWLPPFVWPNLNSLYSTVTGNQVNGTNSLYEKQHLQVLNGVNGHVRKEVGSESYSTAVKCSVIKTIGNVDNKKRIQFCTSPNSNYYYE, from the exons ATGGAAAAGGCCAAAGCTCCCACCACTGTAGAATCAATGGACTGCGATGCTTACGCTGTAGATATTCAGAGTGAAGAAAACCCATTTGCTAAAATTGATGAAAATTCTGATGATGACAGTAATGTCTGTTATCACCAGTCTAAACATAAGTATCGAGGTACTAAATCTAGAAGGATGAGGCGTACTGCCAATGAAAAGATAAG ACGAAGTAGTTTAAAACGAGCACAGCTGGCACTTCACCAGGAGCTCCAAccctacacacacaaaaagccaATTCTAAGAACTATCCTGTGTACTGCAACAGAGGAGATCAAG AAATTGAAACATATTGCtgaagaaaatgaaaattgCTTATCTACAttgaaaaaagaaaaagattgCCTTACAGAAAAGCTTCAAAAGTTATT AAAGTTTTCGGGAGGCGCAGAGAAATGCAGCAGTGATGGTGATTATGAAAATGAAGGTGGTGGACAGGGTACAACATGCGAATCTTCTTTAGATGATCCACAGAGTCATATTAGTGAACAGCATGTTGAACAAAACCAAATAGAAGATTGTGAACGAATGGTGGTTGAAGATAATCAAGACAATGAAA AACATCTTGCTACTAATTCTAACCAGTTACTGACTTCTACAAATCTATTAAACACTTCTCCACTCTGTTTCACAATGGTAGAACATTTGGCGGCATTGCAGGCTCAGTCCATTCAActggctcagctacaaacatttacaAACCCCATATGGCTGCCACCATTTGTGTGGCCCAATCTAAACAGTTTATATTCCACTGTTACTGGAAATCAAGTGAATGGAACTAATAGTTTATATGAAAAACAACACTTACAGGTATTGAATGGAGTCAATGGACATGTAAGGAAAGAAGTTGGGTCAGAAAGTTACTCTACAGCAGTTAAATGTAGTGTTATTAAAACAATAGGAAATGTTGACAACAAGAAGAGAATCCAGTTTTGCACATCACCCAACAGCAACTATTACTATGAATAG